A section of the Meiothermus sp. CFH 77666 genome encodes:
- a CDS encoding DUF5615 family PIN-like protein, with translation MKLLLDENLEAAILRGLLRVHPGLDVVRVVDVGLTGAPDPMVLAWDRATMSLEAARRIEAGEPIPGLLLIRRGASTGEVLRTLELILECAHEGELEGIIEYIPF, from the coding sequence ATGAAGCTTCTGCTGGACGAGAACCTCGAGGCCGCCATTTTGCGCGGCCTTCTTCGTGTGCATCCAGGACTCGACGTGGTGCGGGTAGTGGACGTGGGCCTCACCGGAGCGCCGGATCCGATGGTGCTGGCCTGGGACAGGGCCACCATGAGCCTGGAGGCTGCCCGGCGCATCGAAGCGGGAGAGCCCATACCCGGATTGCTGCTCATCCGGCGCGGGGCGAGCACCGGAGAAGTTCTTCGCACGTTGGAACTGATCCTGGAGTGCGCCCATGAGGGCGAGCTTGAGGGGATCATCGAGTACATTCCCTTCTGA
- a CDS encoding DUF433 domain-containing protein: protein MILTERVPLAQNEAGDLYVEGSRVFLEDLVDLYRQGYSPEEMALAYPSLALADLYAVLAYVLRHPAEVEVYLERQGVRAREAEEKTRGYRSTPLRERLEGRSG from the coding sequence ATGATCCTCACCGAGCGGGTACCCCTGGCCCAAAACGAGGCGGGCGACCTCTATGTGGAGGGCAGCCGGGTCTTCCTGGAAGACCTGGTAGACCTCTACCGCCAGGGGTACTCCCCAGAGGAGATGGCCCTGGCCTACCCGAGCCTGGCCCTGGCTGATCTCTACGCAGTGCTGGCTTACGTCCTGCGCCATCCGGCGGAGGTGGAAGTGTACCTGGAGCGGCAGGGGGTACGAGCCAGGGAAGCGGAAGAGAAGACCCGAGGCTACCGCTCCACCCCCCTGCGTGAACGGCTGGAAGGGCGGAGCGGATGA